From Carya illinoinensis cultivar Pawnee chromosome 5, C.illinoinensisPawnee_v1, whole genome shotgun sequence, one genomic window encodes:
- the LOC122309419 gene encoding protein FAR-RED ELONGATED HYPOCOTYL 3-like — protein MSTTQRSESMNAFFDGFVHSGTMLKEFIDQFDNALRKKVELETTADFNSSNQTIPCSSAFCIEKQFQAVYTSAKFKEVQKEVWGMILCNCILISKEGSISTYDILDEITTDDDHVKSVKYTVYFNEEEVDVKCTCALFEMRGIVCRHALNVF, from the coding sequence ATGAGCACAACTCAGAGGTCAGAAAGTATGAACGCGTTCTTCGATGGGTTTGTGCATTCTGGTACGATGTTGAAAGAATTTATCGACCAGTTTGACAATGCTCTCAGGAAGAAGGTGGAGCTCGAGACGACAGCTGATTTCAACtcctcaaaccaaaccatcccATGTTCATCCGCATTCTGCATTGAGAAGCAGTTTCAAGCGGTTTATACGAGTGCAAAATTTAAAGAGGTCCAAAAAGAGGTGTGGGGAATGATTTTATGTAACTGCATACTCATCAGCAAGGAGGGGAGCATTTCCACGTATGATATTTTGGATGAAATTACCACTGATGATGACCATGTCAAGAGCGTCAAGTACACTGTTTACTTTAACGAGGAGGAGGTTGATGTGAAATGCACATGTGCGTTGTTCGAGATGAGGGGGATCGTGTGTAGACATGCATTGAACGTTTTCTAG